The following proteins come from a genomic window of Ailuropoda melanoleuca isolate Jingjing chromosome 2, ASM200744v2, whole genome shotgun sequence:
- the SERBP1 gene encoding plasminogen activator inhibitor 1 RNA-binding protein isoform X2, giving the protein MPGHLQEGFGCVVTNRFDQLFDDESDPFEVLKAAENKKKEAGGGGVGGPGAKSAAQAAAQTNSNAAGKQLRKESQKDRKNPLPPNVGVVDKKEETQPPVALKKEGIRRVGRRPDQQLQGEGKIIDRRPERRPPRERRFEKPLEEKGEGGEFSVDRPIIDRPIRGRGGLGRGRGGRGRGMGRGDGFDSRGKREFDRHSGSDRSGLKHEDKRGGSGSHNWGTVKDELTESPKYIQKQISYNCSDLDQSNVTEETPEGEEHPVADTENKENEVEEVKEEGPKEMTLDEWKAIQNKDRAKVEFNIRKPNEGADGQWKKGFVLHKSKSEEAHAEDSVMDHHFRKPANDITSQLEINFGDLGRPGRGGRGGRGGRGRGGRPNRGSRTDKSSASAPDVDDPEAFPALA; this is encoded by the exons ATGCCTGGGCACTTACAGGAAGGCTTCGGCTGCGTGGTCACCAACCGATTCGACCAGTTATTTGACGACGAATCGGACCCTTTTGAGGTGTTGAAGGCagcagagaacaagaaaaaagaagccgGCGGGGGCGGCGTTGGGGGCCCTGGGGCCAAGAGCGCAGCTCAGGCCGCAGCCCAGACCAACTCCAACGCGGCAGGCAAACAGCTGCGTAAAGAGTCCCAGAAAGACCGCAAGAACCCGCTGCCCCCCAACGTTGGCGTGGTTGACAAGAAAGAGGAGACGCAGCCGCCCGTGGCGCTTAAGAAAGAAG GAATAAGACGTGTTGGAAGAAGACCTGATCAACAGCTGCAGGGTGAAGGGAAAATAATTGACAGGAGACCAGAAAGGCGACCACCTCGTGAACGACGATTTGAAAAGCCACTTGAAGAAAAGGGTGAAGGAGGAGAATTTTCAGTTGAtag aCCGATTATTGACCGGCCTATCCGAGGCCGTGGTGGTCTTGGAAGAGGTCGAGGAGGCCGTGGACGTGGAATGGGTCGAGGAGATGGATTTGATTCTCGTGGCAAACGTGAATTTGATAGGCATAGTGGAAGTGATAGATC TGGCCTGAAGCATGAGGACAAACGTGGAGGTAGCGGATCTCACAACTGGGGAACTGTCAAAGATGAATTAAC agaGTCCCCAAAATACATTCAGAAACAAATATCTTATAATTGCAGTGACTTGGATCAATCAAATGTGACTGAGGAAACACCTGAAGGTGAAGAGCATCCAGTTGCAGACACTGAAAATAA GGAGAACGAAGTTgaagaagtaaaggaagaggGTCCAAAAGAAATGACTTTGGATGAGTGGAAAGCTATTCAAAATAAGGATCGGGCAAAAGTAGAATTTAATATCCGAAAACCAAATGAAGGTGCTGATGGGCAGTGGAAGAAGGGATTTGTTCTTCATAAGTCAAAGAGTGAAGAG gcTCATGCTGAAGATTCGGTTATGGACCATCATTTCCGGAAGCCAGCAAATGATATAACTTCTCAGCTGGAGATCAATTTTGGAGACCTTGGCCGCCCAGGACGTGGTGGCAGGGGAGGACGAGGTGGCCGTGGGCGTGGTGGACGTCCAAACCGTGGCAGCAGAACTGACAAG tcaaGTGCTTCTGCTCCTGATGTAGATGACCCTGAGGCGTTCCCAGCTCTGGCTTAA
- the SERBP1 gene encoding plasminogen activator inhibitor 1 RNA-binding protein isoform X4 gives MPGHLQEGFGCVVTNRFDQLFDDESDPFEVLKAAENKKKEAGGGGVGGPGAKSAAQAAAQTNSNAAGKQLRKESQKDRKNPLPPNVGVVDKKEETQPPVALKKEGIRRVGRRPDQQLQGEGKIIDRRPERRPPRERRFEKPLEEKGEGGEFSVDRPIIDRPIRGRGGLGRGRGGRGRGMGRGDGFDSRGKREFDRHSGSDRSGLKHEDKRGGSGSHNWGTVKDELTDLDQSNVTEETPEGEEHPVADTENKENEVEEVKEEGPKEMTLDEWKAIQNKDRAKVEFNIRKPNEGADGQWKKGFVLHKSKSEEAHAEDSVMDHHFRKPANDITSQLEINFGDLGRPGRGGRGGRGGRGRGGRPNRGSRTDKSSASAPDVDDPEAFPALA, from the exons ATGCCTGGGCACTTACAGGAAGGCTTCGGCTGCGTGGTCACCAACCGATTCGACCAGTTATTTGACGACGAATCGGACCCTTTTGAGGTGTTGAAGGCagcagagaacaagaaaaaagaagccgGCGGGGGCGGCGTTGGGGGCCCTGGGGCCAAGAGCGCAGCTCAGGCCGCAGCCCAGACCAACTCCAACGCGGCAGGCAAACAGCTGCGTAAAGAGTCCCAGAAAGACCGCAAGAACCCGCTGCCCCCCAACGTTGGCGTGGTTGACAAGAAAGAGGAGACGCAGCCGCCCGTGGCGCTTAAGAAAGAAG GAATAAGACGTGTTGGAAGAAGACCTGATCAACAGCTGCAGGGTGAAGGGAAAATAATTGACAGGAGACCAGAAAGGCGACCACCTCGTGAACGACGATTTGAAAAGCCACTTGAAGAAAAGGGTGAAGGAGGAGAATTTTCAGTTGAtag aCCGATTATTGACCGGCCTATCCGAGGCCGTGGTGGTCTTGGAAGAGGTCGAGGAGGCCGTGGACGTGGAATGGGTCGAGGAGATGGATTTGATTCTCGTGGCAAACGTGAATTTGATAGGCATAGTGGAAGTGATAGATC TGGCCTGAAGCATGAGGACAAACGTGGAGGTAGCGGATCTCACAACTGGGGAACTGTCAAAGATGAATTAAC TGACTTGGATCAATCAAATGTGACTGAGGAAACACCTGAAGGTGAAGAGCATCCAGTTGCAGACACTGAAAATAA GGAGAACGAAGTTgaagaagtaaaggaagaggGTCCAAAAGAAATGACTTTGGATGAGTGGAAAGCTATTCAAAATAAGGATCGGGCAAAAGTAGAATTTAATATCCGAAAACCAAATGAAGGTGCTGATGGGCAGTGGAAGAAGGGATTTGTTCTTCATAAGTCAAAGAGTGAAGAG gcTCATGCTGAAGATTCGGTTATGGACCATCATTTCCGGAAGCCAGCAAATGATATAACTTCTCAGCTGGAGATCAATTTTGGAGACCTTGGCCGCCCAGGACGTGGTGGCAGGGGAGGACGAGGTGGCCGTGGGCGTGGTGGACGTCCAAACCGTGGCAGCAGAACTGACAAG tcaaGTGCTTCTGCTCCTGATGTAGATGACCCTGAGGCGTTCCCAGCTCTGGCTTAA
- the SERBP1 gene encoding plasminogen activator inhibitor 1 RNA-binding protein isoform X3 — translation MPGHLQEGFGCVVTNRFDQLFDDESDPFEVLKAAENKKKEAGGGGVGGPGAKSAAQAAAQTNSNAAGKQLRKESQKDRKNPLPPNVGVVDKKEETQPPVALKKEGIRRVGRRPDQQLQGEGKIIDRRPERRPPRERRFEKPLEEKGEGGEFSVDRPIIDRPIRGRGGLGRGRGGRGRGMGRGDGFDSRGKREFDRHSGSDRSSFSHYSGLKHEDKRGGSGSHNWGTVKDELTDLDQSNVTEETPEGEEHPVADTENKENEVEEVKEEGPKEMTLDEWKAIQNKDRAKVEFNIRKPNEGADGQWKKGFVLHKSKSEEAHAEDSVMDHHFRKPANDITSQLEINFGDLGRPGRGGRGGRGGRGRGGRPNRGSRTDKSSASAPDVDDPEAFPALA, via the exons ATGCCTGGGCACTTACAGGAAGGCTTCGGCTGCGTGGTCACCAACCGATTCGACCAGTTATTTGACGACGAATCGGACCCTTTTGAGGTGTTGAAGGCagcagagaacaagaaaaaagaagccgGCGGGGGCGGCGTTGGGGGCCCTGGGGCCAAGAGCGCAGCTCAGGCCGCAGCCCAGACCAACTCCAACGCGGCAGGCAAACAGCTGCGTAAAGAGTCCCAGAAAGACCGCAAGAACCCGCTGCCCCCCAACGTTGGCGTGGTTGACAAGAAAGAGGAGACGCAGCCGCCCGTGGCGCTTAAGAAAGAAG GAATAAGACGTGTTGGAAGAAGACCTGATCAACAGCTGCAGGGTGAAGGGAAAATAATTGACAGGAGACCAGAAAGGCGACCACCTCGTGAACGACGATTTGAAAAGCCACTTGAAGAAAAGGGTGAAGGAGGAGAATTTTCAGTTGAtag aCCGATTATTGACCGGCCTATCCGAGGCCGTGGTGGTCTTGGAAGAGGTCGAGGAGGCCGTGGACGTGGAATGGGTCGAGGAGATGGATTTGATTCTCGTGGCAAACGTGAATTTGATAGGCATAGTGGAAGTGATAGATC TTCTTTTTCACATTACAGTGGCCTGAAGCATGAGGACAAACGTGGAGGTAGCGGATCTCACAACTGGGGAACTGTCAAAGATGAATTAAC TGACTTGGATCAATCAAATGTGACTGAGGAAACACCTGAAGGTGAAGAGCATCCAGTTGCAGACACTGAAAATAA GGAGAACGAAGTTgaagaagtaaaggaagaggGTCCAAAAGAAATGACTTTGGATGAGTGGAAAGCTATTCAAAATAAGGATCGGGCAAAAGTAGAATTTAATATCCGAAAACCAAATGAAGGTGCTGATGGGCAGTGGAAGAAGGGATTTGTTCTTCATAAGTCAAAGAGTGAAGAG gcTCATGCTGAAGATTCGGTTATGGACCATCATTTCCGGAAGCCAGCAAATGATATAACTTCTCAGCTGGAGATCAATTTTGGAGACCTTGGCCGCCCAGGACGTGGTGGCAGGGGAGGACGAGGTGGCCGTGGGCGTGGTGGACGTCCAAACCGTGGCAGCAGAACTGACAAG tcaaGTGCTTCTGCTCCTGATGTAGATGACCCTGAGGCGTTCCCAGCTCTGGCTTAA
- the SERBP1 gene encoding plasminogen activator inhibitor 1 RNA-binding protein isoform X1 — translation MPGHLQEGFGCVVTNRFDQLFDDESDPFEVLKAAENKKKEAGGGGVGGPGAKSAAQAAAQTNSNAAGKQLRKESQKDRKNPLPPNVGVVDKKEETQPPVALKKEGIRRVGRRPDQQLQGEGKIIDRRPERRPPRERRFEKPLEEKGEGGEFSVDRPIIDRPIRGRGGLGRGRGGRGRGMGRGDGFDSRGKREFDRHSGSDRSSFSHYSGLKHEDKRGGSGSHNWGTVKDELTESPKYIQKQISYNCSDLDQSNVTEETPEGEEHPVADTENKENEVEEVKEEGPKEMTLDEWKAIQNKDRAKVEFNIRKPNEGADGQWKKGFVLHKSKSEEAHAEDSVMDHHFRKPANDITSQLEINFGDLGRPGRGGRGGRGGRGRGGRPNRGSRTDKSSASAPDVDDPEAFPALA, via the exons ATGCCTGGGCACTTACAGGAAGGCTTCGGCTGCGTGGTCACCAACCGATTCGACCAGTTATTTGACGACGAATCGGACCCTTTTGAGGTGTTGAAGGCagcagagaacaagaaaaaagaagccgGCGGGGGCGGCGTTGGGGGCCCTGGGGCCAAGAGCGCAGCTCAGGCCGCAGCCCAGACCAACTCCAACGCGGCAGGCAAACAGCTGCGTAAAGAGTCCCAGAAAGACCGCAAGAACCCGCTGCCCCCCAACGTTGGCGTGGTTGACAAGAAAGAGGAGACGCAGCCGCCCGTGGCGCTTAAGAAAGAAG GAATAAGACGTGTTGGAAGAAGACCTGATCAACAGCTGCAGGGTGAAGGGAAAATAATTGACAGGAGACCAGAAAGGCGACCACCTCGTGAACGACGATTTGAAAAGCCACTTGAAGAAAAGGGTGAAGGAGGAGAATTTTCAGTTGAtag aCCGATTATTGACCGGCCTATCCGAGGCCGTGGTGGTCTTGGAAGAGGTCGAGGAGGCCGTGGACGTGGAATGGGTCGAGGAGATGGATTTGATTCTCGTGGCAAACGTGAATTTGATAGGCATAGTGGAAGTGATAGATC TTCTTTTTCACATTACAGTGGCCTGAAGCATGAGGACAAACGTGGAGGTAGCGGATCTCACAACTGGGGAACTGTCAAAGATGAATTAAC agaGTCCCCAAAATACATTCAGAAACAAATATCTTATAATTGCAGTGACTTGGATCAATCAAATGTGACTGAGGAAACACCTGAAGGTGAAGAGCATCCAGTTGCAGACACTGAAAATAA GGAGAACGAAGTTgaagaagtaaaggaagaggGTCCAAAAGAAATGACTTTGGATGAGTGGAAAGCTATTCAAAATAAGGATCGGGCAAAAGTAGAATTTAATATCCGAAAACCAAATGAAGGTGCTGATGGGCAGTGGAAGAAGGGATTTGTTCTTCATAAGTCAAAGAGTGAAGAG gcTCATGCTGAAGATTCGGTTATGGACCATCATTTCCGGAAGCCAGCAAATGATATAACTTCTCAGCTGGAGATCAATTTTGGAGACCTTGGCCGCCCAGGACGTGGTGGCAGGGGAGGACGAGGTGGCCGTGGGCGTGGTGGACGTCCAAACCGTGGCAGCAGAACTGACAAG tcaaGTGCTTCTGCTCCTGATGTAGATGACCCTGAGGCGTTCCCAGCTCTGGCTTAA